A genomic stretch from Candidatus Brocadiaceae bacterium includes:
- the polA gene encoding DNA polymerase I — MSERFYIIDGHSYCYRAFYAITARLTTLKGKPANAVFGFSRMLQKLFREHNPEYAAVVFDTKYTTHRHQRFSEYKANRKKTPDDLEVQIPLIYKIVRAHNIPIYAAKGYEADDVVSSLVETLYTKNLEIVIVTSDKDMEQLLSPRVKIFNSNKNIMIDQDMLFREKGIRPEQVIDVLALSGDTSDNIPGIPGVGDKTALELIQKWGSLESVLTNTNLISGKKRQENLRTFADQARLSYNLIKLRNDIDIQVNMDACKLNGTENKALKQLYREFGFNTLLSEMVEATTTEKTRYQLINTAETFSTFLDQLKNQSIFALDLETTSIKPMNAHIVGISFSWNEKEAYYIPLIAPGEAKRLDANLVLPKIQTILEDENVKKVGHNLKYDLLALKNHNILLRGIEFDTMIASYLLNPAQRNHSLDNIAFEYLSYRTIPTSDLLGSGKEQITMDQVDVLKICQYACQDADIAFRLTNIMKPLLIKEGLWPLFKNIEINLIYVLAEMEENGIKIDTQILKKMSDDLIIRLQQLEREIYASAGNEFNINSPRQLGNILFNRLRLPQLRRIKTGFSTDANVLTSLAWHHPLPKLVLEYRQLTKLKTTYVDALPGMVNQTTQRVHTTFNQTITATGRLSSSEPNLQNIPIRTDIGRQIRSAFIPFGEDTLFLSADYSQIELRILAHFSEDTALMEAFHKDKDIHSAVASSIYSTHGEQVTPVMRRNAKAINFGIIYGLSEFGLSRDTGLSLKEARKFIETYFDVYHGVKEFRNRAVEEARKYGYVKTLFNRKRLLPELRSEQKKWKSLAERIAVNTIIQGSAADLIKLAMNNIFLQLKKNGYDAKILLQIHDELLFEVKEKKIETTRMMIQKEMEYAVTLKVPVRVNMKIGKNWMEA; from the coding sequence ATGTCAGAACGATTCTATATCATAGATGGGCATTCATACTGTTACAGGGCTTTTTATGCTATCACTGCCAGGCTTACAACGCTTAAAGGAAAACCGGCGAACGCTGTTTTTGGATTCTCCAGAATGTTACAGAAATTATTCAGGGAACACAATCCTGAATACGCAGCAGTAGTATTTGACACAAAATATACGACTCACAGACACCAAAGGTTCAGCGAATATAAAGCAAACCGAAAAAAAACACCGGATGATTTAGAAGTTCAAATCCCATTAATCTATAAAATAGTTAGAGCACATAATATTCCTATATATGCTGCTAAGGGATATGAGGCAGATGATGTTGTAAGCTCCCTGGTAGAAACACTGTACACAAAAAATCTAGAAATTGTCATAGTTACCTCAGATAAAGACATGGAACAATTACTAAGCCCACGGGTAAAAATATTCAATTCAAACAAGAACATCATGATTGACCAAGATATGCTGTTCAGAGAAAAAGGCATACGACCTGAACAAGTAATAGATGTTTTAGCACTTTCCGGTGATACTTCAGACAACATACCTGGCATTCCAGGTGTTGGGGATAAAACTGCGTTAGAACTTATTCAGAAATGGGGCTCGTTGGAATCAGTCCTTACAAATACCAATCTTATTTCCGGGAAAAAAAGACAGGAAAATTTAAGGACCTTTGCAGACCAAGCAAGGCTTTCCTACAACCTTATAAAACTTCGAAATGATATTGACATCCAAGTAAATATGGATGCCTGCAAATTAAACGGCACCGAAAACAAGGCGCTGAAACAACTATACAGAGAATTTGGTTTTAACACCCTTCTCTCAGAAATGGTTGAAGCAACAACCACAGAGAAGACCCGGTATCAACTAATCAATACCGCAGAAACATTTTCAACCTTTTTAGACCAACTAAAAAATCAAAGCATCTTTGCGTTGGATCTGGAAACTACCAGCATAAAACCAATGAATGCCCACATAGTTGGTATCTCATTTTCATGGAATGAAAAAGAAGCATATTATATCCCACTCATAGCGCCAGGAGAAGCAAAACGATTAGATGCAAATCTGGTATTACCTAAAATTCAAACTATTTTAGAAGACGAAAACGTCAAAAAGGTAGGACACAATCTCAAATACGATCTTTTGGCGCTCAAAAACCATAATATTTTATTGCGCGGGATCGAATTTGACACCATGATTGCTTCCTATCTTTTAAACCCAGCACAGAGAAATCACAGTCTGGATAATATTGCATTTGAATATTTATCATACAGAACTATACCAACTTCAGACCTGCTGGGATCAGGAAAAGAACAAATCACGATGGATCAAGTAGACGTTCTTAAAATCTGCCAATATGCTTGCCAGGATGCGGATATAGCCTTTCGTTTAACAAATATCATGAAACCGCTTCTCATAAAAGAAGGCTTATGGCCTCTATTTAAGAATATAGAAATTAATCTGATTTACGTTTTGGCAGAAATGGAAGAGAATGGAATAAAAATTGACACTCAGATATTAAAAAAAATGTCCGATGATTTAATAATAAGATTACAACAACTCGAAAGGGAAATATATGCCTCTGCGGGCAACGAATTTAATATTAATTCTCCCCGGCAGCTAGGAAACATTCTTTTTAACAGGCTTCGGTTGCCTCAGTTAAGACGCATCAAAACGGGTTTTTCAACTGATGCAAATGTTTTAACCTCTCTTGCGTGGCACCATCCCTTACCAAAATTAGTATTGGAATACAGACAACTGACAAAGCTAAAAACTACGTACGTTGACGCCTTGCCAGGCATGGTCAATCAAACGACACAACGTGTACACACAACATTTAATCAAACAATCACGGCAACAGGCCGGTTGAGCAGCAGCGAACCAAACCTTCAAAATATACCTATCCGGACAGATATTGGAAGGCAGATTAGAAGCGCTTTTATCCCATTTGGGGAAGATACTCTATTTCTATCAGCCGATTATTCTCAGATAGAATTACGTATTCTTGCACATTTTTCGGAAGATACTGCTCTTATGGAAGCATTCCACAAAGATAAAGACATCCATTCAGCTGTTGCCTCTTCTATTTACAGCACTCATGGAGAACAGGTAACTCCGGTAATGAGACGAAATGCCAAGGCGATTAATTTTGGAATTATTTACGGTCTCAGTGAGTTTGGGCTCTCAAGAGATACAGGACTATCACTGAAGGAGGCACGGAAGTTCATTGAGACTTATTTTGATGTATATCATGGCGTAAAAGAGTTTCGAAACAGGGCCGTAGAAGAAGCCAGGAAATACGGATACGTCAAGACACTTTTTAATAGAAAACGTTTATTACCGGAGCTTCGTTCTGAACAAAAAAAATGGAAAAGCCTTGCCGAACGTATTGCCGTTAATACAATTATTCAAGGTTCAGCTGCAGATTTAATCAAGCTGGCAATGAACAATATCTTTCTTCAGTTGAAAAAAAACGGATATGACGCAAAGATATTACTCCAAATACACGACGAGTTACTTTTCGAAGTAAAAGAAAAAAAAATAGAAACTACTCGCATGATGATACAAAAGGAAATGGAATACGCGGTAACACTAAAAGTTCCCGTCAGGGTAAACATGAAAATCGGAAAAAACTGGATGGAAGCGTAA
- the coaE gene encoding dephospho-CoA kinase (Dephospho-CoA kinase (CoaE) performs the final step in coenzyme A biosynthesis.) has protein sequence MVPKPKIFGITGGISSGKSTVARMLASLGAEYIDADEMCHKLLLKKEIKNKIIENYGKSIQDGSGNIDRAQLAAMVFQEKTHLDFLCNILHPIVIEQIRSKITTIENQERQKTIVIDAALLEESELSLLCDYVIFVNTGKETREKRCLLSRHWKKGELEKRERFQMSLEEKKKRADYIIDNNLTEETTFRQIEKFWKYYKETL, from the coding sequence ATGGTTCCGAAACCAAAAATCTTTGGCATAACAGGAGGTATATCAAGCGGAAAAAGCACCGTGGCCCGTATGCTCGCATCTTTGGGGGCAGAATATATTGATGCAGATGAAATGTGCCACAAGTTACTTCTCAAAAAGGAAATAAAAAATAAAATCATAGAGAACTATGGAAAAAGCATTCAAGACGGCAGCGGCAATATAGATCGCGCACAGCTTGCGGCAATGGTATTTCAGGAAAAAACCCATTTAGATTTTTTGTGCAACATCCTTCATCCCATTGTAATTGAACAGATACGTTCCAAAATCACTACAATAGAAAACCAAGAACGCCAAAAAACAATCGTGATTGACGCAGCCTTGTTAGAGGAATCAGAACTTTCATTACTGTGTGATTACGTTATCTTTGTAAATACGGGAAAGGAAACAAGAGAGAAAAGATGTCTATTAAGCAGGCATTGGAAAAAAGGAGAACTGGAAAAAAGAGAACGCTTTCAAATGAGCCTGGAGGAGAAAAAAAAAAGGGCCGATTACATCATTGACAATAATCTAACCGAAGAAACCACTTTTAGGCAGATTGAAAAATTTTGGAAATATTACAAGGAAACTTTATAA
- the rho gene encoding transcription termination factor Rho — translation MHITELQKKTIKELQELAKREGLRDYTGLKKQELIFKILKERVNQNGLMYGEGVVEVLQEGFGFLRSPDYNYLPCPDDIYISPSQIRRFGIRTGAVVSGQIRPPKDSERYFALLRVEAINFENPEIMGEKVIFDGLTPLHPAERLFLEKDPAELETRIMDLVTPIGKGQRGLIVAQPRTGKTVLLQKIANSITKNHPEVYLIILLIDERPEEVTDMDRSVNAEVIGSTFDEPASRHIQVAEMVIEKAKRMVEYGKDVVVLLDSITRLARAYNTEVPHSGKILSGGVDASALQKPKRFFGAARNIEEGGSLTIVATALIDTGSRMDEVIFEEFKGTGNMELHLERKLADRRLFPAIDITRSGTRKEELIVNQEEIKRMWMLRKVLHEMNPIEALELLKNRLSKTKTNAEFLMTMNIT, via the coding sequence ATGCACATTACAGAATTACAAAAAAAGACCATTAAGGAATTACAAGAATTAGCAAAGAGAGAAGGATTGAGAGATTATACAGGATTAAAGAAACAGGAACTCATATTTAAAATTTTGAAGGAACGAGTTAATCAAAACGGGCTTATGTATGGGGAAGGTGTTGTTGAAGTTTTGCAGGAAGGGTTCGGGTTTTTACGATCACCTGATTATAACTACTTACCCTGCCCTGATGACATTTACATATCACCATCACAGATTCGCAGGTTTGGCATACGCACTGGAGCAGTAGTATCTGGCCAAATAAGACCGCCAAAGGACTCAGAAAGATATTTTGCCTTATTACGCGTTGAGGCAATCAATTTTGAAAATCCAGAAATTATGGGTGAAAAGGTTATTTTTGACGGACTGACACCCTTACATCCAGCAGAAAGACTCTTTTTAGAAAAAGATCCTGCAGAGCTCGAAACCAGGATTATGGATCTTGTTACTCCCATAGGAAAAGGCCAAAGAGGTCTCATTGTGGCACAACCTCGTACCGGCAAAACCGTTTTATTACAAAAAATAGCCAATAGTATTACAAAGAATCATCCAGAGGTTTACCTGATCATCCTTTTAATTGACGAACGACCAGAAGAGGTTACTGATATGGACCGGTCTGTAAATGCCGAAGTAATTGGTTCTACATTTGACGAACCTGCAAGCAGACATATTCAGGTAGCAGAAATGGTAATAGAAAAAGCGAAAAGGATGGTAGAATACGGAAAAGATGTTGTCGTTTTACTTGATTCTATCACAAGGCTTGCAAGGGCATATAATACTGAAGTACCCCATAGTGGAAAGATACTTTCCGGTGGAGTAGATGCCAGTGCATTACAAAAACCCAAGAGGTTCTTTGGCGCAGCAAGAAACATCGAGGAAGGTGGCAGCCTCACCATTGTTGCAACTGCGTTGATAGATACCGGAAGCAGAATGGACGAAGTTATCTTTGAAGAGTTTAAGGGCACCGGAAATATGGAACTCCACCTAGAGAGAAAGCTGGCAGACCGCAGATTATTCCCTGCCATCGATATTACCCGCTCCGGCACAAGAAAAGAAGAATTAATTGTAAATCAAGAAGAAATTAAACGTATGTGGATGCTAAGAAAAGTACTCCATGAAATGAATCCAATAGAAGCGCTGGAGTTATTAAAAAATAGATTGTCAAAAACAAAGACAAACGCAGAGTTTCTTATGACGATGAACATTACATGA
- a CDS encoding heme transporter CcmC — protein MKKGMIQLGLIAALGVSGVMAAGEVMGGEPRVVSTIQTGPEWEPLGRSEPLVVPEVHFRVKHAPFKSRLVRYGQFQFNDASWGLQGEYACASCHYERGQTTGLIWDLGDEGWGSWKNTKYIRGGRYLPPFRHEGFTGHPDEIVGATSSLDRVCGRDPGFVFRSENFSEERLEALICYIRALEFTGSPFRNEDGSLSEAQQRGEEIFNDPEVGCAECHPGDSSDPRALYSDAQTHDVGTGRVGVKGFRSTPGKVFNLKALEAGEDPYGEESDTPIIGLDLVKEFDTPTLRDIYASGTYFHDGSARTLMDTINNTVTEKDMHGRTSHLTQQQLNDLVEFMKAL, from the coding sequence ATGAAGAAGGGAATGATACAGTTAGGATTGATAGCGGCCCTTGGGGTGTCAGGAGTGATGGCTGCCGGTGAGGTGATGGGTGGAGAGCCGAGGGTAGTCTCGACGATACAGACGGGTCCTGAGTGGGAGCCGCTTGGGAGGTCTGAGCCGTTGGTGGTGCCGGAAGTGCATTTTCGGGTAAAGCATGCGCCGTTTAAGAGTCGGTTGGTGCGTTACGGTCAGTTTCAGTTTAATGATGCGTCGTGGGGTCTTCAGGGGGAGTATGCCTGCGCGAGTTGTCATTACGAGAGGGGTCAGACGACGGGTTTGATCTGGGATTTGGGAGACGAAGGCTGGGGTAGCTGGAAGAACACGAAGTATATTCGTGGCGGAAGGTATCTGCCTCCGTTCAGGCACGAGGGTTTCACGGGGCATCCTGATGAGATCGTAGGGGCGACCAGTTCTCTGGACAGGGTATGTGGAAGGGACCCTGGGTTTGTGTTCAGGAGTGAGAATTTTTCTGAGGAGAGGTTGGAGGCGTTGATTTGTTACATTCGTGCGCTTGAGTTTACGGGAAGCCCGTTCAGGAATGAGGATGGGAGCTTATCCGAGGCGCAGCAGAGGGGTGAGGAGATATTTAACGACCCTGAGGTGGGATGCGCGGAGTGTCATCCTGGGGATTCATCAGATCCGCGGGCATTGTACAGTGACGCGCAGACTCATGATGTGGGAACAGGCCGGGTAGGGGTGAAGGGTTTCAGGTCAACCCCTGGGAAGGTATTTAATCTTAAGGCGTTGGAGGCCGGAGAGGATCCATACGGTGAGGAGAGCGACACGCCGATTATTGGTCTTGATTTGGTGAAGGAGTTTGATACGCCGACGTTGAGGGACATCTATGCATCCGGAACGTATTTCCATGATGGAAGCGCGCGGACGCTGATGGATACGATCAACAACACGGTGACCGAGAAGGACATGCATGGCAGGACTTCGCATTTAACCCAGCAGCAGTTGAATGATCTCGTGGAGTTCATGAAGGCGTTATAA
- a CDS encoding sigma-54 dependent transcriptional regulator, translating into MSSKVLIVDDEKLMRISLESQLKKAEYNVKSVDNAVGGLKMVKSEEYDVVITDLRLPEMGGMEFLKEIKRYDQEIIVVIMTAYGTLESAVLAIKEGAYDYIAKPFSTDELIIKLQRALHHKNTTAEVKRLRREIQAEFEYSNIIGKSLAMKKLLETVKNVSGRDTTVLIQGESGTGKEKIAGAIHYHSSRRTGPFIRVSCAALNREILESELFGHEKGAFTGAVKTRRGRFELANGGSIFLDDVDDIPLDMQVKLLRVLQERTIERVGGEETLSINVRVVCATKKDLLSLVKKGSFREDLFYRLNVVPITIPPLKERKEDIPLLINYFLKKFVSQHEDALPDISQEALNVLLSYHWPGNVRELENTIEHTVAFSQSEGISFETLPEYLKRIDTQTDLLSMDLLNKQEINLQKVLAEVEKRLIRWAHQKTNGNQVKMAEILGVPRTTLRNRLFKLQVFDKVE; encoded by the coding sequence ATGAGCAGTAAGGTCCTGATTGTAGACGATGAAAAATTAATGAGAATATCTCTGGAAAGCCAGTTAAAAAAGGCTGAATATAACGTCAAATCTGTAGATAATGCCGTGGGTGGGCTAAAGATGGTGAAGTCTGAAGAATATGATGTGGTAATAACAGATCTAAGACTGCCTGAGATGGGTGGAATGGAATTTCTTAAAGAGATAAAACGGTACGATCAAGAAATTATCGTTGTTATTATGACCGCATATGGAACACTCGAAAGTGCGGTATTGGCGATTAAAGAAGGGGCATATGATTATATTGCAAAGCCATTTTCAACGGACGAGTTGATTATTAAGCTTCAAAGGGCCCTCCATCATAAAAATACCACTGCCGAAGTAAAACGTTTAAGAAGAGAAATTCAGGCTGAATTTGAATATTCTAATATTATCGGAAAAAGTTTGGCAATGAAAAAGCTGCTTGAAACGGTAAAAAATGTTTCTGGCCGGGATACAACCGTCCTTATACAAGGGGAAAGTGGCACGGGAAAAGAAAAAATTGCAGGTGCCATTCATTACCATAGCAGCAGGAGAACGGGTCCGTTTATCAGGGTAAGCTGTGCAGCATTAAATAGGGAAATACTTGAGAGTGAACTGTTTGGGCATGAAAAAGGCGCGTTTACTGGAGCTGTTAAAACACGGCGCGGAAGATTTGAATTGGCAAATGGTGGTTCAATCTTTTTGGATGATGTGGATGATATCCCACTTGATATGCAAGTAAAATTACTGCGTGTGCTTCAAGAAAGGACAATTGAGAGGGTTGGTGGAGAGGAAACACTTTCTATAAACGTAAGAGTTGTATGTGCAACGAAGAAAGATCTCTTGTCTCTTGTAAAGAAAGGAAGTTTTCGAGAAGACTTATTCTATCGATTAAATGTAGTACCGATAACTATCCCACCGCTCAAAGAGCGAAAAGAAGATATCCCGCTTTTGATTAACTATTTTTTAAAAAAATTTGTTTCCCAGCATGAAGATGCTCTGCCAGATATTTCACAGGAGGCATTGAATGTTTTATTGTCTTATCACTGGCCAGGGAATGTGCGGGAACTAGAAAACACGATAGAACATACCGTTGCCTTTTCTCAATCAGAGGGAATTTCATTTGAAACGCTACCAGAATATTTGAAAAGAATTGACACGCAGACAGATTTATTGTCAATGGATTTGCTTAACAAGCAGGAGATAAATTTACAGAAAGTTCTTGCAGAAGTAGAAAAAAGACTCATCCGGTGGGCACACCAAAAAACCAATGGAAATCAAGTGAAAATGGCAGAGATTCTGGGGGTGCCCAGAACGACGCTTCGAAATAGATTGTTTAAGCTACAAGTATTCGATAAGGTAGAATGA
- a CDS encoding PAS domain S-box protein codes for MIKKSSVLRNSIRFFKTIKVKLLCSLMLMTTIPILVVSVTAYKSGKSALNEKVVEKLTSIADLKQAQLNNWLQGRVVDISVLSKNKSLEVSFSNLLYLRKAFRTIGGMKKSVIGEVYYKRLLEYLGELKEKFIYCDEISILDVESGEIIISTNESNIGNADLDHSYYLKVLANNEMPCKDIHYSEYTNQIGMTFFGSMKLTDAITMEETEVVNGIVLIRVNTNDTIGALLQDWPGKGETGESLLVRREGDKFIFLSDTRHVAESALKVSFSVESVMSESFMINGEDGGIIKAIDQRGKEALLAFRYIPQLKWGLIVKQDLLEAFKPILELKKRVITLAVVSLLIIVIIVFALAHGITQPILQLVQGANAIGRGNLGHRISIKSHDEVGILASEFNKMAEKLEESYAGLEQKIRDRTSQFKESEEKYRESINLANDAIFTLDPVSAQIIDSNKKAEELSGYTKRELSRKKIWDIVPEYDREQTKKLWEIINTKGSGMLDNINYQHVEGRLIPTSISASVIEYGKKKTIQWICRDITERKRMELQLIQTERLAAVGELAAGVAHEVNNPLGGMQNFVKMMKEEPENASQNLEFLGFISEGLKRIEVIVKQLMAFSRPYSTNMFNHSLNEVVENSIRFVEHRMKEHGVSLDKSLQRDLPEIYGDADNISQVVINIIMNAIDSMPKGGVLSIRTGYSDRRRISVQVTITDKGTGIEEETLKKIFNPFFTTKEMGSGLGLAISKRIIEDHNGIIRVGSKVGKGTIFSVSLPVRKISQERCLGSNL; via the coding sequence ATGATTAAAAAGAGTAGCGTATTACGAAACAGTATCCGTTTTTTTAAAACAATTAAGGTGAAACTCCTTTGTTCTCTTATGCTTATGACAACTATTCCCATTCTGGTTGTAAGTGTTACGGCGTATAAAAGCGGAAAGAGTGCTTTAAATGAAAAGGTTGTCGAAAAATTGACTTCCATTGCAGATTTAAAGCAGGCGCAATTGAACAACTGGTTGCAGGGGAGAGTTGTTGACATTAGTGTCCTGTCGAAAAACAAATCATTGGAAGTATCATTTTCTAATTTACTTTATCTGAGGAAGGCTTTTCGGACTATTGGTGGGATGAAAAAGTCAGTGATTGGCGAGGTGTATTATAAGAGGCTATTAGAGTATTTGGGAGAACTTAAGGAGAAATTTATCTACTGTGATGAAATTTCAATTTTAGATGTGGAAAGTGGTGAAATCATAATATCTACCAACGAATCAAATATTGGAAATGCGGATTTGGATCATTCTTATTACCTGAAAGTGTTGGCGAATAACGAAATGCCTTGTAAAGATATTCATTATTCGGAATATACGAATCAAATAGGAATGACTTTTTTTGGTAGTATGAAACTGACAGATGCGATTACCATGGAGGAAACAGAGGTTGTAAATGGTATTGTTCTTATTCGTGTGAATACAAATGATACTATAGGCGCATTGTTACAGGATTGGCCTGGAAAAGGGGAAACAGGGGAGTCTTTGCTGGTGCGACGAGAGGGAGATAAATTTATATTTCTGAGTGACACGAGACATGTGGCTGAGTCTGCACTAAAGGTGAGTTTTTCTGTGGAGTCAGTTATGTCGGAATCATTTATGATAAATGGCGAGGACGGGGGTATTATAAAAGCTATTGATCAAAGGGGGAAAGAAGCCCTTTTGGCGTTTCGTTACATACCACAATTAAAGTGGGGATTAATAGTAAAGCAGGATTTACTTGAAGCCTTTAAGCCAATTTTAGAATTGAAAAAAAGGGTGATTACCTTGGCAGTTGTAAGTCTCCTGATTATAGTAATTATCGTTTTTGCATTAGCACATGGAATTACTCAACCCATTCTGCAGTTAGTACAAGGTGCAAACGCGATTGGAAGGGGAAATCTAGGCCACCGTATTTCAATAAAATCACATGATGAAGTAGGTATACTTGCTTCAGAGTTTAATAAAATGGCAGAAAAATTGGAAGAATCGTATGCCGGTCTCGAACAGAAAATTCGTGATAGAACATCGCAATTCAAAGAGTCTGAAGAGAAATATAGGGAATCTATTAACCTTGCTAATGACGCAATATTTACTTTAGACCCTGTTTCTGCGCAAATAATTGATTCGAATAAGAAAGCTGAAGAGCTTTCCGGATACACGAAACGTGAGTTAAGCAGAAAAAAGATTTGGGATATTGTCCCTGAATATGATAGGGAACAAACAAAAAAGTTATGGGAAATAATAAACACTAAGGGGTCAGGAATGCTTGATAACATTAATTATCAGCATGTTGAAGGAAGGCTTATTCCCACGAGTATTAGCGCAAGCGTGATTGAATACGGTAAAAAGAAAACAATCCAGTGGATATGTAGGGATATTACAGAAAGGAAACGAATGGAATTGCAATTAATTCAAACAGAAAGGCTTGCTGCAGTGGGAGAACTGGCTGCAGGGGTTGCTCATGAGGTGAATAATCCACTTGGTGGCATGCAGAATTTTGTAAAGATGATGAAAGAAGAACCTGAAAATGCATCGCAGAATCTGGAATTTTTAGGTTTCATATCTGAAGGGCTGAAAAGGATTGAGGTAATCGTAAAGCAGTTAATGGCATTTTCAAGGCCATATTCTACAAATATGTTCAACCACAGCTTAAATGAGGTAGTGGAAAACTCTATACGTTTTGTTGAGCATAGAATGAAAGAACATGGGGTAAGTTTGGACAAGTCTCTACAGCGGGATTTACCAGAAATTTACGGAGATGCAGATAATATTTCACAAGTTGTCATTAATATTATTATGAATGCCATAGACAGTATGCCAAAAGGAGGGGTCCTGAGTATTAGAACTGGATATAGTGACCGGCGGCGTATAAGTGTGCAAGTGACAATTACTGATAAAGGAACAGGCATTGAAGAAGAAACACTTAAGAAAATTTTTAACCCGTTTTTTACTACAAAAGAAATGGGAAGCGGATTGGGACTTGCGATTAGTAAGAGAATAATTGAAGATCATAATGGGATAATTAGGGTAGGGAGTAAGGTTGGTAAAGGAACAATATTTTCAGTTAGCTTACCAGTGAGAAAAATAAGTCAAGAAAGATGTTTGGGGAGTAATTTATGA
- a CDS encoding PQQ-binding-like beta-propeller repeat protein produces MYKGAQTNSVKWYLETNARVTSSPSIAADGTIYFGGADGKFYSMNQDGSVKWTFQTEKEIAASPAIGSDGNIYVGSRDKKMYAFTPDGKVLWTYQTDDIIVSSATVTTDTLYFGSNDKTLYALNLDGKLKWKHIFKSHITASPTVWKDGTIYLFESSGVMHALTPDGVEKWMKRIGSAVYGSFSSPSLGTDETIYVGADNGRLVALNPDGTIKWYINTGKAVHCSPAIGKDGTIIFGSYNGSVYAIHPDCKLIWSFKTDSWVESSPAIDTEGTVYIGSSDGKLYAINAEGTLKWSFQTKGAIESSPAIGPDGTIYFGSNDRNFYAIGNAQETSQIPVFEE; encoded by the coding sequence ATGTATAAAGGGGCACAAACCAATTCGGTAAAATGGTACCTGGAAACGAATGCACGCGTTACTTCTTCTCCATCCATAGCCGCTGACGGTACTATTTATTTTGGCGGGGCAGACGGTAAATTCTACTCCATGAATCAAGATGGAAGTGTCAAATGGACTTTTCAGACGGAAAAAGAAATAGCAGCATCGCCTGCTATTGGGAGCGATGGAAATATTTATGTTGGTTCCAGGGACAAAAAGATGTACGCATTTACCCCTGATGGAAAAGTTCTATGGACATACCAGACAGATGATATCATCGTTTCGTCTGCAACAGTTACAACAGACACCCTGTATTTTGGATCTAACGATAAAACGCTCTATGCCTTAAATCTTGACGGCAAGCTAAAATGGAAGCATATCTTTAAAAGCCATATTACCGCATCCCCAACAGTATGGAAAGATGGAACCATTTATCTTTTTGAGTCAAGCGGTGTAATGCATGCCCTAACTCCCGATGGGGTTGAAAAATGGATGAAGAGAATCGGCTCAGCCGTATACGGGTCCTTTTCCTCTCCATCCCTGGGAACCGATGAAACGATATATGTTGGAGCAGATAACGGGAGATTGGTCGCACTTAATCCAGATGGCACAATAAAGTGGTATATCAATACAGGAAAGGCCGTCCATTGCAGCCCTGCCATTGGCAAAGACGGAACGATTATCTTTGGCTCATACAATGGCTCTGTATATGCTATTCATCCGGACTGCAAACTCATTTGGAGTTTTAAAACCGATAGCTGGGTAGAGTCTTCCCCCGCTATAGACACAGAGGGAACGGTTTATATTGGGTCAAGTGACGGAAAACTGTATGCCATTAATGCAGAAGGAACCCTCAAATGGAGCTTTCAAACAAAAGGGGCAATAGAGTCCTCCCCTGCCATAGGACCTGATGGTACCATTTATTTTGGATCAAACGATAGGAACTTCTATGCTATTGGGAATGCCCAGGAAACTTCACAGATACCTGTGTTTGAAGAATAA